The DNA window CTAGCAGCAAGAATAACATCTCCTGTAGCAAACTGGCCAGTAGCTGCCATAGCCAGAGCCATATCCACAGCCATATCTGGTTCCATAACCACAGCCATAATAGGGGCTAAATCCACAGCCATATCCTGTCCCATATCCACAGCCGTATCCTGAGCCGTATCCACAGCCATATCCTGAGCCGTATCCACTTCCATATCCGCAGCCATAATATGGGCTCAATCCACAGCTGTAGCTGCTTCCACAGCCATAGCCACAGGAGTTGCCGTAGTAGTTACAACACATGTTGTCAAGGCAAGAAGGTTCAGGTGGACTGCAAGAGGATGTTTCTGAAGTGTGTGTCTCCTCTCCACGGACGTTTATATACTGTCAGTAATTGGCAGAGCATACCATTCGTTCCCTGACATAGACAACAAATATGGAAGCAACATTATGAGCCAGTCACGTCACCGCTGACAATCACTAAAGTTTGCTTAAAAT is part of the Bos indicus x Bos taurus breed Angus x Brahman F1 hybrid chromosome 1, Bos_hybrid_MaternalHap_v2.0, whole genome shotgun sequence genome and encodes:
- the LOC113898419 gene encoding keratin-associated protein 6-2-like, translating into MCCNYYGNSCGYGCGSSYSCGLSPYYGCGYGSGYGSGYGCGYGSGYGCGYGTGYGCGFSPYYGCGYGTRYGCGYGSGYGSYWPVCYRRCYSCC